A segment of the Methanomassiliicoccaceae archaeon DOK genome:
TGCCCCTGACCATCTGGTCCAGGGAGACGTTGTTGACTTTGATGACTTTGTAACGGACTCCGGGAATGTCTCCGTAGGACCTTCCCATCCTTCCGCCGATACCCTCGACCATGACCTCGTCGTGCTCGTCGATGAAGTTGATGGCTCCGTCTCCGACGGCGAAGGCAGTGATCTGGCGTCCATTCTTGATGAGCTGGACCTTGACGCACTTCCTGATCGCAGAGTTGGGCTGCTTGGCCTCGATACCGACCTTCTCCAGGACGATTCCACGGGCCTGGGCGGATCCCTCGAGCGGATCGGACTTCTCCCTCAGCTTGAGGACCCTCTTCTTGTAGCCCCTGTCCAGCCAGCGGAACTTCTGGCGGTCAGTCTTCATTTTCCTTGCGGTGTACAGACCGTTTCCCACTTTTTCACCTCGAATTTCTCTTGATTTCGATTGGAACGTCGATAGCCCGACCTAGGTCGGACCTCTAATGCTAAGGTGGCTAGCCTCACATGATATTTAAAAATATTCAGATGGAGGGCTTAGTTTCAGGACCCCTACGTACAGATGGGTAAAGGACCGTTAACTATATAGGTCCCTGCATGCGGCCCCGAGCACCCTCATGCCGTCCGCGATCTGCTCGTCAGACGGGGTGGCGAAGTTCAGCCTGATCGTGTTGGCTCCGCCCCTCACGTGGAACGGGTGCCCCGGCATGACCACGAGCTTGCCCTCCAGGGCCCTCTCGTAGAGCCTCATCGCATCGGTCCCCTCGGGGGTCCTGAGCCAGACGAACATCCCGCCCTCCGGGTCGTTCCAGGACACGGTGTCCGGGAGGCAGTCCTCCATGGCGTCCATGAAGACCTGCTTCTTGCGGGCGTAGCCCCTGCGGAGGACGTCCAGGTACGAGTCGTAGTCGACGTCGGCCATGAACCTGTCGATGACCCTCTGGCAGAAGGTGTTGGACTGGAGGCAGCATGCCTCCAGGGACCTCCCCGCCTTCTTCCTCATCCACTCCGGGACCACCATCCAGCCGACCCTCATGCCGGGCGATATAGTCTTGGAGAAGGACCCGGTCAGGATGGTGTCGTCGGGGATCATGGACTTCATGGTCCTGCCGACCCTCCCGTGGTATCCCAGCTCGCCGTAGGCGTCGTCCTCCACTAGGACGCACCCCGACCCGCCTATGATCTCGGCGACGCCCCTCCTGGCGTCCTCGGAGTAGCTGACCCCCGACGGGTTCTGGTGGTTGGGGATCGAGTAGAACAGCCTGGCGCCGTCCCCCACCGCGGCGGACAGCTGGCCCAGGTCGGGGCCTTCGCCGTCGATGTCGACGCCGCGGAAGTCGGGCGAGTAGGCGGAGTAGGCCTGTATCGCGCCCAGGTAGCCGGGGTTCTCCACGGCCATCACGTCGCCGTGGTCCAGGAACATCTTCCCGATGAGGTCGAAGCACACCTGGGAGCCGCTGGTCATCAGCACATCCTCGTACCCGACGTCGAACCCGAGGACCCTGCCGCACCTCTCCGCGATGCGCTTCCTCAGGGGGATGTATCCCGTGGGCGTGTCGTACTGCAGCGCCCCGCAGGGGTCCTCGGACATGACCTCCTCCATCGCCCTGACGAGCGCCTGGGTGTCGAACAGCGTGTTGTCCGGGAGACCCGTGGCGAACGAGATCATCCCGGGCCGGGCCGCGACCTCCACGAGGCCCATGATGAACGAGTCCATGGTGGACTCCGCCGAGCGTGAGAACCTGCGCTCCATGTCACCACTCCGCGGTGTCGAACGCCCTCTGCATCATCTGCGTGGTGACGTCCCTGAGCTCGGGGTTCATGCGTGTTATCTGATCGTGCCAGGCCCTGACCCTGGCCGCGTCCGGCCTGCCCGCCGACACCAGGTCGTCGGGGAGCGGGATGCGCTTGCTCCTGCTGACGTATAGCCAGAACTCGCCGGTCTCGTCCCTCCAGAGGAACGGCAGCGGTCTGACGGACACTGGCACGGACGCCCTGTCCCTCCCGTCGTGGACCTCGGCCACCTCGGCCTCCACCACATCGGCGGACACCGGGACGGTGTTGGACCCGGCCTGGAGCGCGACCTCCTCGACGGTCTTGTCCATCCTGTAGAGGCGGCAGACGTAGTCGCCCGTCTGGGAGACCTCGGCGATGATGCTGCCGTCCGCGAAGGAGGCGGACATGCGCGGAGGGTTCCTTATGGTCATGAACCTCCTCATGGGGAACGAGTTCACCGTGATGTACACCGTGAACTCAGGGGCGTTGGACGAGTACACCTCATCCTTGATTGGATCCAGGGGGACCCTGTAGGTGTCGTCCGTCCAGTCGGGGGTGATCTCCCTCTTCTTGCCCTTCTCGCCACCGAAGAACAGCGCCTTCTTCCTGGCGCCGGTGACCGTCACGATGAGCGTGTCCCCCAGCTCGCCGACGTCCGCCGAGAACGGCTCGAAGCGGACGGGCCCGGCGCCGATGTCGTAGGTCA
Coding sequences within it:
- a CDS encoding 30S ribosomal protein S12, which encodes MGNGLYTARKMKTDRQKFRWLDRGYKKRVLKLREKSDPLEGSAQARGIVLEKVGIEAKQPNSAIRKCVKVQLIKNGRQITAFAVGDGAINFIDEHDEVMVEGIGGRMGRSYGDIPGVRYKVIKVNNVSLDQMVRGRTDKPVR
- a CDS encoding aminotransferase class I/II-fold pyridoxal phosphate-dependent enzyme; the encoded protein is MERRFSRSAESTMDSFIMGLVEVAARPGMISFATGLPDNTLFDTQALVRAMEEVMSEDPCGALQYDTPTGYIPLRKRIAERCGRVLGFDVGYEDVLMTSGSQVCFDLIGKMFLDHGDVMAVENPGYLGAIQAYSAYSPDFRGVDIDGEGPDLGQLSAAVGDGARLFYSIPNHQNPSGVSYSEDARRGVAEIIGGSGCVLVEDDAYGELGYHGRVGRTMKSMIPDDTILTGSFSKTISPGMRVGWMVVPEWMRKKAGRSLEACCLQSNTFCQRVIDRFMADVDYDSYLDVLRRGYARKKQVFMDAMEDCLPDTVSWNDPEGGMFVWLRTPEGTDAMRLYERALEGKLVVMPGHPFHVRGGANTIRLNFATPSDEQIADGMRVLGAACRDLYS